Proteins co-encoded in one Plasmodium berghei ANKA genome assembly, chromosome: 11 genomic window:
- a CDS encoding secreted ookinete protein, putative encodes MNYFFVSTYLFFCCFFYNFVLNEKIIPISPAGRNKLKKNTEHDDDFKINIHAPVEDTQEVLESLDSLMRVEEIQRKVDEEEFMNTKQRLLKVHKKRIQDILASAFEPLHDFLPNPLQYLITKDVHSYLKSLEV; translated from the exons ATGAATTACTTTTTTGTTTCAAcctatttgtttttttgttgTTTTTTCTATAACTTTGTtctaaatgaaaaaattattccCATAAGCCCG gCTGGTCGCAataagttaaaaaaaaatactgaGCACGATGACGatttcaaaataaacatacac GCCCCGGTTGAAGATACACAAGAAGTACTTGAGTCTTTGGATTCCTTAATGAGGGTCGAAGAAATTCAAAGAAAAGTCGATGAAGAAGAGTTTATGAACACTAAACAAAGATTATTAAAAGTCcacaaaaaaagaattcA GGATATTCTTGCTTCAGCATTTGAACCTCTTCATGACTTTTTACCAAATCCATTACAATATTTAATCACTAAAG ATGTTCATTCGTATCTAAAGAGCTTGGAAGTATGA